A section of the Lineus longissimus chromosome 1, tnLinLong1.2, whole genome shotgun sequence genome encodes:
- the LOC135484506 gene encoding uncharacterized protein LOC135484506 isoform X2, whose protein sequence is MPRESNNNQDGCVPFFTRRLVIPSVILCVVGLILLGPAVWAISNKPEDISLGPTLLVVSMGLVLMSVALMYSERRRMLMELTRNASTQDSSVQWRSQQDPLVTDTRAGDFLRAGRVDPKEKVAKLNKEPKV, encoded by the exons ATGCCTCGAGAAAGCAACAATAATCAAGACGGATGTGTTCCTTTTTTCACGAGGCGTCTTGTTATACCATCCGTAATACTGTGTGTGGTCGGCCTCATCCTCCTGGGGCCGGCCGTGTGGGCTATCTCAAATAAACCTGAAGACAT ATCATTGGGTCCAACGTTATTAGTAGTTTCGATGGGTTTAGTTTTAATGAGTGTAGCACTTATGTACTCAGAGAGACGGCGGATGCTGATGGAGTTGACGAGAAATGCATCAACACAG GACTCATCAGTACAATGGAGATCGCAG CAAGATCCGCTGGTGACTGACACAAGGGCAGGCGATTTCCTCCGCGCCGGGAGAGTAGATCCTAAAGAAAAGGTGGCCAAGCTCAACAAGGAGCCAAAGGTGTAG
- the LOC135484506 gene encoding uncharacterized protein LOC135484506 isoform X1, with amino-acid sequence MPRESNNNQDGCVPFFTRRLVIPSVILCVVGLILLGPAVWAISNKPEDIPLNTPGKESLGPTLLVVSMGLVLMSVALMYSERRRMLMELTRNASTQDSSVQWRSQQDPLVTDTRAGDFLRAGRVDPKEKVAKLNKEPKV; translated from the exons ATGCCTCGAGAAAGCAACAATAATCAAGACGGATGTGTTCCTTTTTTCACGAGGCGTCTTGTTATACCATCCGTAATACTGTGTGTGGTCGGCCTCATCCTCCTGGGGCCGGCCGTGTGGGCTATCTCAAATAAACCTGAAGACAT TCCTTTAAATACCCCAGGCAAAGA ATCATTGGGTCCAACGTTATTAGTAGTTTCGATGGGTTTAGTTTTAATGAGTGTAGCACTTATGTACTCAGAGAGACGGCGGATGCTGATGGAGTTGACGAGAAATGCATCAACACAG GACTCATCAGTACAATGGAGATCGCAG CAAGATCCGCTGGTGACTGACACAAGGGCAGGCGATTTCCTCCGCGCCGGGAGAGTAGATCCTAAAGAAAAGGTGGCCAAGCTCAACAAGGAGCCAAAGGTGTAG
- the LOC135484506 gene encoding uncharacterized protein LOC135484506 isoform X3: MPRESNNNQDGCVPFFTRRLVIPSVILCVVGLILLGPAVWAISNKPEDIPLNTPGKESLGPTLLVVSMGLVLMSVALMYSERRRMLMELTRNASTQQDPLVTDTRAGDFLRAGRVDPKEKVAKLNKEPKV; encoded by the exons ATGCCTCGAGAAAGCAACAATAATCAAGACGGATGTGTTCCTTTTTTCACGAGGCGTCTTGTTATACCATCCGTAATACTGTGTGTGGTCGGCCTCATCCTCCTGGGGCCGGCCGTGTGGGCTATCTCAAATAAACCTGAAGACAT TCCTTTAAATACCCCAGGCAAAGA ATCATTGGGTCCAACGTTATTAGTAGTTTCGATGGGTTTAGTTTTAATGAGTGTAGCACTTATGTACTCAGAGAGACGGCGGATGCTGATGGAGTTGACGAGAAATGCATCAACACAG CAAGATCCGCTGGTGACTGACACAAGGGCAGGCGATTTCCTCCGCGCCGGGAGAGTAGATCCTAAAGAAAAGGTGGCCAAGCTCAACAAGGAGCCAAAGGTGTAG